In one Ralstonia pickettii genomic region, the following are encoded:
- a CDS encoding DUF3175 domain-containing protein gives MATHRTRSKPSQAKSEAKPKSRRWSHHVMETSDALDIEPDIFKSRSPARIAASLKASAEHSRRRKGTAFQSAMSMLTFYINRAGHNLSGGRRRILERAKVALRAEFGRPAQSAAKARH, from the coding sequence ATGGCCACGCATCGCACCCGGTCGAAGCCGTCGCAGGCCAAATCGGAGGCCAAGCCCAAGTCCCGCCGCTGGTCGCACCATGTGATGGAGACCAGCGATGCGCTGGACATCGAACCCGATATCTTCAAGTCGCGCAGCCCCGCGCGGATTGCGGCGTCGCTCAAGGCATCGGCCGAGCACAGCCGGCGGCGCAAGGGGACGGCATTCCAGTCGGCCATGTCAATGCTGACGTTCTATATCAATCGGGCGGGGCACAACCTCAGCGGCGGCCGTCGCCGGATTCTGGAACGTGCCAAGGTTGCTCTGCGAGCCGAATTTGGCCGCCCTGCGCAAAGCGCGGCCAAGGCCCGGCATTGA
- a CDS encoding cytochrome-c peroxidase: MSRVLPAATFRVIAVSALAGVVVALSGCGRGDPAAHAATVAASAAAAVAPSTAAGAKPAAAPAYEKAFYTMMATRRPSVPAMAALGKALFFDPALSASGKQACASCHSPTHAYGPPNDLSVQLGGTGMNKTGVRAAPSLRYLQKVPPFSEHFYESDGNDSEDQGPTGGYTWDGRVSSTHDQARIPLLSGHEMANGTQATVVAKLRNGRHAQTFRQVFGNDILDNEDTAFRAALMALEVFQETPSEFYPYDSKYDAFLRKQVKLSAQEMRGLQAFADRAKGNCASCHVSAIKQDGAFPAFTDFGHIAVGVPRNRSLAANADPNFFDLGLCGPDRTDLKDRTAYCGRFRTPSLRNVALRKTFFHNGAIHSLEDAVRFYAQRDTQPQKWYPRKADGTVDKFDDLPPQYRANVNMEPPFGGKPGDKPVLSEADVRDIVAFLKTLTDGYRPVRAMQSGVQSGSRVAQR, from the coding sequence ATGTCCCGTGTACTGCCCGCTGCAACGTTTCGCGTGATCGCCGTATCGGCGCTTGCCGGCGTGGTCGTCGCGTTGAGCGGGTGCGGGCGGGGCGATCCTGCGGCTCATGCCGCGACCGTGGCGGCTTCGGCAGCAGCAGCGGTGGCGCCATCGACGGCGGCGGGCGCAAAGCCGGCAGCGGCCCCGGCCTACGAGAAAGCCTTCTACACCATGATGGCTACGCGCCGCCCGTCGGTGCCTGCAATGGCGGCGCTTGGCAAGGCGCTGTTCTTCGATCCTGCCCTGTCTGCCTCGGGCAAGCAGGCCTGCGCCAGCTGCCATAGCCCGACGCATGCCTACGGCCCTCCAAACGATCTGTCGGTGCAACTGGGCGGCACTGGCATGAACAAGACGGGCGTGCGTGCCGCACCGTCGCTGCGCTATCTGCAGAAGGTGCCGCCGTTCTCCGAACACTTTTACGAGAGCGACGGCAACGACTCGGAAGACCAGGGCCCGACCGGCGGCTACACCTGGGACGGCCGTGTATCGTCCACGCACGACCAGGCGCGCATCCCGCTGCTGTCGGGGCACGAGATGGCCAATGGCACGCAGGCCACCGTCGTGGCCAAGCTGCGCAACGGCCGCCACGCGCAGACGTTCCGCCAGGTATTTGGCAACGACATCCTCGACAACGAAGACACCGCCTTCCGGGCCGCGTTGATGGCACTGGAGGTCTTCCAGGAAACGCCCTCCGAGTTCTATCCGTACGACAGCAAATATGACGCGTTCTTGCGCAAGCAGGTCAAGCTGTCGGCGCAAGAGATGCGCGGCCTGCAGGCGTTTGCCGATCGGGCCAAGGGCAATTGCGCGTCGTGCCATGTGAGCGCGATCAAGCAGGATGGGGCGTTCCCCGCTTTCACCGATTTCGGCCACATTGCCGTGGGCGTGCCACGCAATCGCTCGCTGGCCGCCAATGCGGATCCGAACTTCTTCGACCTGGGCCTGTGCGGCCCCGACCGGACCGATCTCAAAGACCGCACGGCCTATTGCGGCCGCTTCCGCACGCCGTCGCTGCGCAACGTGGCGCTGCGCAAGACCTTCTTCCACAACGGCGCCATCCACTCGCTGGAAGACGCGGTGCGCTTCTACGCCCAGCGCGACACGCAGCCGCAGAAGTGGTACCCGCGCAAGGCTGACGGCACGGTCGACAAGTTCGACGATCTGCCGCCCCAGTACCGCGCCAACGTCAACATGGAGCCGCCGTTTGGCGGCAAGCCGGGCGACAAGCCTGTGCTGTCCGAGGCCGACGTGCGCGACATCGTTGCGTTTCTCAAGACGCTCACCGACGGCTATCGCCCCGTGCGGGCGATGCAATCCGGCGTCCAGAGCGGCAGCCGCGTCGCACAGCGCTGA
- a CDS encoding dodecin, whose protein sequence is MGSHTYKLIELVGSSPESSDAAVRNAIARASETLNHLDWFEVLETRGHLVDGKIAHWQVTLKVGMRLETLESEKPAGKKKGK, encoded by the coding sequence ATGGGTTCCCATACCTACAAGTTGATCGAGCTGGTCGGCTCTTCTCCGGAGTCCAGCGATGCGGCGGTGCGCAATGCCATCGCGCGGGCAAGCGAAACGCTCAACCATCTGGATTGGTTCGAAGTCCTGGAAACGCGTGGCCATCTCGTCGACGGCAAGATCGCGCATTGGCAGGTGACGCTCAAGGTCGGGATGCGGCTGGAGACGCTGGAAAGCGAAAAGCCCGCCGGCAAGAAGAAGGGCAAATAG
- the acpA gene encoding acid phosphatase, with protein MSRALRLLPLTALVAASMSACGGSDSNSSASASTSGVVTGSYFEHAKVCIDANNNGKCDSGEASTYTDANGAYSLSGTGAITVEIGTDAFRNDPDKGTHTAITQPLVFRAPAGANAVVSAISTELAVLMDSNGGDINAAKTALAARLGVTIDKLLEDHNKETDADTKTALQAEIDQAIDLIADAVANGGDIDKRLHDGVTKRMALANNVKTIVVIYAENRGFDNLYGLFPGANGIPGVNPTSTGTAVAQKDFDGSVLPTLPPTWGGVTAAGQSVQITQASTANMPNQMFQIDSPSGFGSTGTVVGQNVITRDLWHRFYQNQMQINGGKNDKFAAFADAGGLTMGYYDGSKMAMWNIAKQYTLADNFFMGAFGGSFLNHQYLVCACAPIYPNAATSPAKGSIANVKTNADGSPTLIPAASSVMAGAPTSYAGAGDDGNPTKDGSLTPVDSNGTSYAVNTMQPPYQPSGNAVASGNAAYADPTKASTMPTQSTTNIGDLLTARGVDWAWYAGAWNAAIADAPNATRSVIYSGSIQFQPHHQPFNYFSRFDPATATGAAERAAHLRDYDAAFLQDAAAGKLPAVTFYKPQGNLNQHPGYANVADGDAHIANVIAQLQKSPQWKNMVIVVTYDENGGFYDHATVPKADRWGPGTRIPAIIVSPFAKKGFVDHTQYDTASVLRLITHRFDLPTLPGIKQRDAALVSNGNKPMGDLTNALDFTQAQ; from the coding sequence ATGAGCCGAGCGCTTCGTCTTTTGCCGCTGACCGCGTTGGTTGCTGCCAGCATGTCTGCCTGTGGTGGCAGTGATTCGAACAGCAGTGCCTCCGCGTCCACCTCGGGCGTGGTGACGGGCAGCTACTTCGAGCATGCCAAAGTTTGTATCGACGCCAACAACAACGGCAAGTGCGATTCGGGTGAAGCCAGCACCTATACCGATGCCAACGGCGCGTACTCGCTGTCGGGCACGGGCGCCATCACCGTGGAAATCGGCACGGACGCTTTCCGCAACGACCCGGACAAGGGCACGCATACGGCCATCACGCAGCCGCTGGTGTTCCGCGCACCGGCCGGTGCCAATGCTGTTGTCAGCGCCATCTCGACCGAACTGGCGGTCCTGATGGACAGCAACGGCGGTGACATCAACGCTGCCAAGACGGCACTGGCCGCTCGCCTTGGCGTGACGATCGACAAGCTGCTGGAAGACCACAACAAGGAAACCGACGCTGACACCAAAACTGCGCTGCAGGCTGAGATCGACCAGGCCATCGATCTGATCGCTGACGCCGTTGCCAATGGTGGCGACATCGATAAGCGCCTGCACGACGGGGTGACCAAGCGCATGGCGCTGGCAAACAACGTCAAAACGATCGTGGTCATCTACGCAGAAAACCGCGGTTTCGACAACCTGTACGGCCTGTTCCCGGGCGCCAATGGCATCCCCGGTGTGAACCCGACCTCGACGGGCACTGCCGTTGCGCAGAAAGACTTCGACGGCTCCGTGCTGCCGACGCTGCCGCCCACCTGGGGTGGCGTGACCGCCGCCGGCCAGAGCGTGCAGATCACGCAGGCTTCCACCGCCAACATGCCGAACCAGATGTTCCAGATCGACAGCCCGTCGGGCTTCGGCAGCACGGGCACGGTGGTCGGCCAGAACGTCATCACGCGTGACCTCTGGCACCGCTTCTATCAGAACCAGATGCAGATCAACGGCGGCAAGAACGACAAGTTCGCCGCCTTTGCTGATGCCGGTGGCCTGACCATGGGCTACTACGACGGCAGCAAGATGGCCATGTGGAACATCGCCAAGCAATACACGCTGGCGGACAACTTCTTCATGGGCGCCTTCGGCGGTTCGTTCCTGAACCACCAATACCTGGTCTGCGCATGCGCACCGATCTACCCGAACGCCGCAACCTCGCCGGCCAAGGGCAGCATCGCAAATGTCAAGACGAATGCAGACGGCAGCCCGACGCTCATCCCGGCGGCAAGCTCGGTGATGGCCGGTGCGCCGACCTCATACGCAGGCGCTGGCGACGATGGCAACCCTACGAAGGACGGCAGCCTGACGCCGGTCGACAGCAACGGCACCTCGTACGCCGTCAACACGATGCAGCCGCCGTACCAGCCGTCGGGCAACGCCGTAGCCAGCGGCAACGCAGCCTATGCTGACCCGACCAAGGCGTCGACGATGCCGACGCAGTCGACCACCAACATCGGTGACCTGCTGACCGCCCGTGGCGTGGACTGGGCCTGGTACGCCGGCGCCTGGAACGCGGCCATCGCCGACGCTCCGAACGCCACGCGCAGCGTGATCTACAGCGGCTCGATCCAGTTCCAGCCGCACCACCAGCCGTTCAACTACTTCAGCCGCTTCGACCCTGCCACCGCCACCGGCGCAGCCGAGCGTGCGGCCCACCTGCGCGACTACGACGCTGCCTTCCTGCAGGACGCAGCCGCAGGCAAGCTGCCCGCCGTCACGTTCTACAAGCCGCAAGGCAACCTGAACCAGCACCCGGGCTACGCCAACGTGGCCGACGGCGACGCGCACATCGCCAACGTGATCGCCCAACTGCAGAAGAGCCCGCAGTGGAAGAACATGGTGATCGTTGTGACGTATGACGAAAACGGCGGCTTCTACGACCACGCCACGGTGCCGAAGGCCGACCGCTGGGGCCCGGGCACGCGTATCCCGGCGATCATCGTCTCGCCGTTCGCCAAGAAGGGTTTCGTTGATCACACCCAGTACGACACGGCTTCGGTGCTGCGCCTGATCACGCACCGCTTCGACCTGCCGACGCTGCCGGGGATCAAGCAACGTGACGCCGCGCTTGTCTCGAACGGCAACAAGCCGATGGGTGACCTGACCAACGCGCTGGATTTCACGCAGGCTCAATAA
- a CDS encoding hybrid sensor histidine kinase/response regulator has translation MTSIPRPSSHPSDTRAADSARLADPGPFSANGFNAAPAIRPSAWLVAIGAAAVGTIGRVLLESAVGIHLPFYLAFPVVTIAAWYGGFWPGMLAIVSYAGLFMALSALQSWPAAVPLTPIQMTVFGVGALLICALCEQLRRARAGAERRARAETQQRLSQQRLLAALQASPISLYDVDNTMHFTWVHNPVFGLQPEQLLGRTVREVFGRRAASRLTEAGQRVIATGTPTRVEFAFRRRHTQRVVYDVVVMPLRDDTGEIIGLTNAVIDISERRQAEARRTQLLEAESRAREEAERASRLKDDFLATVSHELRTPLNAVLGWAQLLNMRAYDEAMFKRGIEAIERSARTQVHLIDDLLDMSAILSGKVPLEVGPVDLADVLERARETIEPMARQKNITIDTEFLPVPMLQGDAGRLKQVFWNLLANAVKFTPEGGHIRLSVHPSPEGVVATVRDTGIGIEPAFLPHIFDRFQQADLSNTRRHGGLGLGLAIAKQLVELHHGRITAASSGADRGTTMAVSLPLHAAQPGEQANRTPGLVAGTGMPTLDGIRVLAVDDNPESLGVIALMLERYGAEVVTVSSGAAALDALEEADANAHPFDAMVSDLAMPGMDGMQLVRAVRERGLTDLPAIAVTAFADPIRLKAAKEAGYQSVITKPIFPGELGHVLAANVHRKTGPETLA, from the coding sequence GTGACGTCCATTCCGCGCCCCTCGTCCCACCCGTCGGATACGCGTGCTGCCGATTCCGCCCGGCTGGCAGACCCAGGGCCGTTCAGTGCCAACGGGTTCAACGCTGCGCCGGCCATCCGTCCTTCGGCATGGCTGGTCGCGATAGGTGCGGCCGCGGTCGGAACGATCGGGCGCGTACTGCTCGAATCGGCGGTGGGTATCCATCTGCCGTTTTATCTCGCGTTTCCGGTGGTGACGATTGCCGCGTGGTACGGCGGCTTCTGGCCGGGCATGCTCGCCATCGTCTCCTATGCGGGGCTGTTCATGGCGCTGTCCGCCCTGCAAAGCTGGCCTGCCGCTGTGCCGCTCACGCCGATCCAGATGACGGTGTTTGGGGTGGGCGCACTGCTTATCTGCGCCTTGTGCGAGCAGTTGCGTCGTGCCCGCGCCGGAGCTGAACGGCGCGCGCGGGCCGAAACCCAGCAACGTCTGTCGCAGCAACGCCTGCTGGCCGCGCTGCAGGCCTCGCCCATTTCGCTCTACGACGTCGACAACACGATGCACTTCACGTGGGTGCACAACCCCGTGTTCGGCCTGCAGCCAGAGCAGTTGCTGGGACGGACGGTGCGCGAAGTGTTCGGCCGCCGCGCCGCGTCGCGCCTGACCGAAGCCGGCCAGCGCGTCATCGCAACCGGCACGCCTACGCGCGTGGAGTTCGCTTTCCGGCGGCGCCATACGCAGCGCGTGGTCTACGACGTGGTCGTCATGCCGCTGCGCGATGACACCGGCGAAATCATCGGCCTGACCAACGCCGTGATCGACATCAGTGAGCGCCGCCAGGCCGAGGCCCGCCGCACGCAGTTGCTTGAAGCCGAATCCCGCGCCCGCGAAGAGGCCGAGCGCGCCAGCCGCCTGAAAGACGACTTCCTGGCGACCGTCAGCCACGAGTTGCGCACGCCGCTCAATGCCGTGCTGGGCTGGGCTCAATTGCTGAACATGCGCGCGTACGACGAAGCGATGTTCAAGCGCGGCATTGAAGCCATCGAGCGGAGCGCCCGCACGCAGGTCCATTTGATCGACGACTTGCTCGACATGTCGGCCATCCTGTCGGGCAAGGTCCCGCTGGAGGTTGGCCCCGTGGACCTGGCCGACGTGCTGGAACGCGCGCGCGAGACCATCGAGCCGATGGCGCGCCAGAAGAACATCACCATCGATACCGAATTCCTGCCCGTGCCGATGCTGCAAGGCGATGCCGGGCGCCTGAAGCAGGTGTTCTGGAACCTGCTGGCCAACGCCGTCAAGTTCACCCCCGAAGGCGGACACATCCGGCTGTCGGTGCACCCGTCGCCCGAGGGCGTGGTCGCTACCGTGCGCGATACCGGCATCGGCATCGAGCCGGCCTTCCTGCCGCATATCTTCGACCGCTTCCAGCAGGCTGACCTGTCCAACACGCGCCGCCACGGCGGTCTCGGCCTGGGGTTGGCGATTGCCAAGCAACTCGTCGAGCTGCATCACGGCCGTATCACTGCCGCAAGCAGTGGCGCAGACCGTGGCACCACCATGGCGGTGTCGTTGCCGCTGCACGCCGCCCAGCCGGGCGAGCAGGCGAACCGCACGCCGGGCCTGGTGGCAGGGACGGGCATGCCGACGTTGGACGGTATCCGCGTGCTGGCGGTGGATGACAACCCTGAATCGCTCGGCGTCATCGCGCTGATGTTGGAGCGTTACGGTGCCGAGGTGGTCACGGTATCCAGCGGAGCAGCCGCGCTCGATGCGCTGGAAGAAGCAGACGCCAACGCCCATCCCTTCGACGCGATGGTCAGCGACCTTGCCATGCCCGGCATGGACGGCATGCAGCTCGTGCGGGCCGTGCGTGAACGCGGTTTGACCGACCTCCCCGCCATCGCCGTGACGGCATTTGCCGATCCGATCCGGCTGAAGGCGGCGAAGGAAGCCGGTTACCAATCTGTCATCACCAAGCCGATCTTCCCGGGCGAGCTGGGCCACGTGCTGGCCGCCAATGTGCATCGCAAGACGGGGCCTGAAACGCTGGCATGA
- a CDS encoding penicillin acylase family protein produces MPIRSLPILLSAVALGFSAQAVAKDAPTSATQTIAVPGLSKPADILIDRWGVPHIYAKSEDDGFFAQGFNAARDRLFQIDLWRRRGLGQLSEVFGPTYVEQDRATRLFLYRGDMQVEWNHYSPDAQRIATRFVAGINAYVDWLAKHPDQMPFEFRKLNYAPAHWAPEDVVRIRSHGLTRNLQSEVARANVACKANLADDTIRFGLQPAWQTQLPEGLDPCLPKDLLKVFTLATQGVRVTPESLKGVDVDNTRVAAAANLEETMEGSNNWVIAPGKSTTGRAVMANDPHRAYSAPSLRYIAHISTPTLDIIGAGEPSLPAVSIGHNGHVAFGLTIFNIDQEDLYVYELNPANNTEYRYNGGWEPLSVLHETVRVRGGEPRPVDLTFTRHGPVIYIDAEKHRAYAVRSAWLSPGMSPYFGSVGYMRARTFAQFKQSMMNWGAPTENQVYADTKGNIGWVPGGLAPIRPNWDGLLPVPGDGRYEWAGFWRGDQLPSSYNPKSGYFTSSNEMNLPPDYPYRERKLGFEWTNGSRHARIDEVLARLDKVSIEDSMRLQNDMVSIPARRLMALLAHLSSNDADTQAALNLFKGWNATMLADSPQAALHEVWFTHHLGRAFKNAVLSKASAEAMGAPDTDVMLDTLEHPQGSERKFGEDPQQAAAKRNAVLLDSLKNAWTDMVKRQGPNPQAWNWGQLHHNLNAHPFAAIVDEATRAKLNVGPTPEGGSPYTPNQSTYRASDFLQTNGPSFRTVVDVGNWDNSRAINLPGQSGNPDSPHYRDLAPLWLKGEYFPLLYSRKAVEAATESRVHLVPGK; encoded by the coding sequence ATGCCCATCCGTTCCCTTCCCATTCTGCTGTCTGCGGTTGCACTCGGATTTTCCGCGCAGGCGGTAGCCAAAGACGCGCCCACATCTGCCACCCAGACCATCGCCGTACCCGGCCTGTCAAAGCCCGCCGACATCCTGATCGACCGCTGGGGCGTGCCGCACATCTACGCCAAGAGCGAAGACGACGGCTTCTTCGCGCAAGGCTTCAATGCCGCGCGCGACCGCCTGTTCCAGATCGACCTCTGGCGCCGCCGGGGCCTGGGGCAGCTTTCGGAAGTGTTCGGCCCCACCTATGTCGAACAGGATCGCGCAACGCGGCTGTTCCTCTATCGCGGTGACATGCAGGTCGAATGGAATCATTACAGCCCCGATGCGCAGCGCATTGCCACGCGCTTCGTGGCCGGCATCAACGCCTATGTCGACTGGCTGGCAAAGCATCCAGACCAGATGCCGTTCGAGTTCCGCAAGCTGAACTACGCACCCGCGCACTGGGCGCCCGAAGACGTGGTGCGCATCCGCAGCCACGGGTTGACGCGCAATCTGCAATCGGAAGTCGCGCGGGCCAACGTGGCGTGCAAGGCCAACCTTGCCGACGACACCATCCGCTTCGGCCTGCAGCCCGCCTGGCAAACCCAGTTGCCCGAAGGCCTGGACCCATGCCTGCCGAAAGATCTGCTAAAGGTCTTCACGCTCGCCACGCAAGGCGTGCGCGTCACGCCGGAATCGCTCAAGGGTGTAGACGTCGACAACACGCGCGTCGCGGCCGCAGCCAACCTCGAAGAGACGATGGAGGGCAGCAACAACTGGGTGATCGCACCGGGCAAGTCCACCACCGGCCGCGCCGTGATGGCCAACGATCCGCACCGCGCGTATTCGGCACCCAGCCTGCGCTACATCGCCCATATCAGCACGCCCACGCTCGACATCATCGGCGCCGGAGAGCCCTCGCTGCCGGCCGTGTCGATCGGGCATAACGGGCATGTCGCGTTCGGCCTGACCATCTTCAACATCGACCAGGAAGATCTTTACGTCTACGAGCTGAACCCCGCCAACAACACCGAATACCGCTACAACGGCGGCTGGGAGCCCTTGAGCGTGCTGCACGAAACCGTGAGGGTGCGCGGCGGTGAACCCCGCCCCGTCGACCTGACCTTCACGCGCCACGGCCCCGTCATCTACATCGATGCCGAAAAGCACCGCGCGTATGCGGTGCGCTCCGCGTGGCTGTCGCCGGGCATGTCGCCGTATTTCGGCTCGGTCGGCTACATGCGCGCACGCACCTTCGCGCAGTTCAAGCAGTCGATGATGAACTGGGGTGCCCCCACCGAAAACCAGGTCTATGCCGACACGAAGGGCAACATCGGCTGGGTGCCGGGCGGTCTCGCCCCGATCCGTCCGAACTGGGACGGCCTGCTGCCGGTGCCCGGCGACGGCCGCTACGAATGGGCCGGTTTCTGGCGCGGCGACCAGCTGCCCAGCAGCTACAACCCCAAGTCAGGCTACTTCACCTCGTCCAACGAGATGAACCTGCCGCCGGATTACCCGTACCGCGAGCGCAAACTCGGCTTTGAATGGACCAACGGCTCGCGCCACGCTCGCATTGATGAAGTGCTGGCCCGGCTCGACAAAGTGTCGATCGAAGATTCAATGCGCCTGCAGAACGACATGGTGTCGATCCCGGCGCGCAGGCTGATGGCCCTGCTGGCGCATCTGTCGTCCAACGACGCCGACACGCAAGCCGCGCTCAATCTCTTCAAGGGTTGGAACGCGACCATGCTGGCGGATTCTCCGCAGGCCGCGCTGCATGAGGTGTGGTTTACGCACCACCTGGGCCGCGCGTTCAAGAATGCCGTGCTCTCCAAAGCCAGCGCCGAGGCAATGGGCGCGCCCGACACCGACGTCATGCTCGACACGCTGGAGCACCCGCAAGGCAGCGAACGCAAATTCGGCGAAGACCCGCAGCAAGCCGCCGCCAAACGCAATGCCGTGCTGCTCGACAGCCTGAAGAATGCGTGGACCGACATGGTCAAGCGCCAGGGCCCGAATCCGCAAGCGTGGAACTGGGGCCAGCTGCACCACAACCTGAACGCCCATCCGTTCGCCGCCATCGTCGACGAGGCCACGCGCGCCAAGCTCAACGTCGGCCCCACGCCCGAAGGTGGTAGCCCCTACACGCCGAATCAATCCACGTATCGCGCGAGCGATTTCCTGCAGACCAACGGCCCGTCGTTCCGCACGGTGGTGGACGTCGGCAACTGGGACAACTCCCGCGCCATCAACCTCCCCGGCCAGTCCGGCAACCCCGACAGCCCGCACTACCGCGACCTGGCACCGCTGTGGCTCAAGGGCGAATACTTCCCGCTGCTGTATTCGCGCAAGGCGGTGGAAGCCGCGACCGAGTCGCGCGTGCATCTGGTGCCGGGGAAGTAA
- a CDS encoding MFS transporter, protein MSGDAGFPPASSSASAQTLSHAPFYYPAFRLFWFARLSTTFAYQMFGVAVGWQIYDLTRSAYVLGLVGLAQFLPSVVLVLASGHIADRYDRRYVVRACQAIEALVALALAVMAANGHADVQPIFLCVVVIGAMRAFETPTLQALLPTLVPLQALPRAVALSSSAGQTGVILGPALGGFLYVAGAPVVYATAAGLFLLAHMLLALVRMERAVPVSTPVSLESLFAGIAFIKGRPVVLGAISLDLFAVLLGGATALLPIYARDILGTGAWGLGLLRSAPAVGALGMALFLAHRPLDRHVGRVMFAAVAVFGLATLVFGVSRWLPLSMLALVLLGASDMISVVIRTSLVQLDTPDAMRGRVSAVNSVFVGASNQLGEFESGMLAGLLGPVASVVIGGLGTLLVVAAWMRLFPALTQRDRMRDPHPEPAGHPSSGG, encoded by the coding sequence GTGTCTGGCGACGCCGGTTTCCCCCCCGCTTCCTCTTCCGCATCTGCGCAAACGCTGTCGCACGCGCCGTTCTACTATCCCGCGTTCAGGCTCTTCTGGTTTGCCAGGCTGTCCACCACGTTCGCGTATCAGATGTTCGGTGTGGCCGTCGGCTGGCAGATTTACGACCTGACGCGCAGCGCCTATGTGCTGGGGCTGGTCGGACTGGCGCAGTTTCTGCCGTCGGTGGTGCTGGTGCTGGCCTCCGGCCATATTGCGGACCGCTACGACCGGCGGTACGTCGTGCGCGCGTGTCAGGCCATCGAGGCGTTGGTGGCGCTTGCGCTGGCCGTCATGGCAGCGAATGGGCATGCCGACGTGCAGCCCATCTTCCTGTGCGTGGTGGTGATTGGCGCAATGCGCGCATTCGAGACGCCGACGCTGCAAGCGCTGTTGCCGACGCTGGTGCCACTGCAAGCATTGCCGCGGGCGGTGGCGCTGTCCAGTTCGGCCGGGCAGACCGGTGTCATTCTGGGGCCGGCGCTGGGCGGCTTTCTCTACGTGGCAGGCGCGCCGGTGGTGTATGCCACGGCGGCAGGGCTGTTCTTACTCGCGCACATGTTGCTGGCGCTGGTACGGATGGAGCGGGCGGTGCCCGTCAGCACGCCGGTCAGCCTCGAATCGCTGTTTGCCGGCATTGCGTTCATCAAGGGGCGGCCGGTGGTGCTGGGCGCCATCTCGCTCGACCTGTTTGCGGTACTGCTGGGCGGCGCGACGGCGCTGCTGCCGATCTACGCGCGCGACATCCTGGGCACAGGCGCATGGGGGCTGGGGCTGCTGCGCTCGGCGCCGGCGGTGGGGGCGCTGGGCATGGCGCTTTTCCTGGCGCACCGTCCGCTGGATCGGCACGTCGGCCGGGTGATGTTTGCCGCCGTGGCGGTGTTCGGGCTGGCGACGCTGGTATTTGGGGTGTCGCGCTGGCTGCCGCTGTCGATGCTGGCGCTGGTGCTGCTGGGGGCGTCCGACATGATCAGTGTGGTGATCCGCACTTCGCTGGTGCAGCTCGATACGCCCGATGCCATGCGTGGGCGCGTGAGCGCCGTCAATTCCGTGTTCGTGGGCGCGTCCAACCAGTTGGGCGAGTTCGAATCGGGCATGTTGGCCGGGTTACTGGGGCCGGTGGCCTCGGTGGTGATTGGCGGCCTGGGCACCCTGTTGGTGGTGGCCGCCTGGATGCGGCTGTTCCCCGCGCTGACGCAGCGCGACCGCATGCGCGATCCGCACCCGGAACCTGCCGGACACCCCTCGTCAGGGGGATAA